The Scylla paramamosain isolate STU-SP2022 chromosome 30, ASM3559412v1, whole genome shotgun sequence DNA window AGTCActaaaaactttaaaaagattagacaaatttgtgaatggggatgataggtggaaacagatagatatattgaatacagtgactgccacgtctaggcctgatggcttctaaTAGCTTCCCTTATCTCCTTATGTTCTGTAagacttaaagagagagagagagagagagagagagagagagagagagagagagagagagagagagagagagagagagagatcgtaatACTGAAAAGGATgcagaaaatgagaagggaaataaaataaaataataaagacaagtacaggaaaaaaaaaagtatgagaaaGCAGTACTTAATAAACTGATGAAAAGATGCTGAAATCAAGGATGAATTAGCtaaaattcacacaaaacaggggaaatgaataaaaaaataaaaataaaaatagataaataaataaataaggccaCATGATATTAACATACCAACCTTAGCAAAGACCATGAGTATAAAAAActtattaaaaatatataatgagaCAGACACttagaaaacaaatataaaaaatagcACAACTAGAATAAATACGCAAATaccaaaaggaaaagacattgaagAGAAGTACTTTAACGATATTTGACAAGAGAGCAGAGGCGTCCACGTCAACACTCAGACGGGCTGCCGGGTGACGGCTGTGGTTCCTTCTACTTCTTGTAACCTGCCACACAGTTGATTATATTACAGGTGAGGACTTGTATGTCTATTGGGAATGTCTGAACGTTAATCAGGACTGTGCTTTAATGCCAGGGGAGTGTGGTGAAGCAGTACGGACAGTGGTGGAGGTGTGTCACCTGTtctgttattttgttatgtatttttccTTGTGTCCGCAATTTGACTTAAAATTTTGCATATTAGTATTTGTTGGTAAGTGAGGTGGAAGGCTGTTGTGTAATCCTGGCTAACAGATCTGAGGCCACGAAAGACAACAGGGTTATTTTTTAGCATACGTGTTGGTGGGTTGGGTAGTTATGTACATTTTTCCCCTGTGGCTTGAATATCTGCCCTGCATATTTATAAACCACATATTTTTCGTCAAGTTGTCATTTATATCTGGTTAGTTTAAcaattttttcctccccatGGCGTATTTGTCATGCATTATTACGAGGCACTTGTTTTCATTACAGGTGTCACTGAAGGGGCCAGGATGGATATCAGGATGCATAGCTGTCTTGAATATTTTGTATGAAAATTAACAGATGACTAACAGTATTTGTATTAAGTATGAGTTTGCTGTAGATAAATTGTATtgtgaattttgtgtttatttatttatttatttattattttattattattttttttttatgtatgagggacaccagccaagggcaacaaaagtaaaaaaaaaaaaaaatgaataaataaataaaaagcccactgagatgctgctCCCTGAATAGGAtccgaagcagtagtcaaaatttgaaggataagcgtcttgaaacctccctcttgaaggaatttaagtcataggaaggtggaaatacagaagcaggcagggagttccagaatatCTTTGATGACTTTGAAGTAATGTAAGTTTTCACCTTTCAGAATATTAGCGAGTGATCACAACAATGTTAACCAAGTTTGAGACCAAGAGTGCCCGAGTGAAGGGTCTGTCTTTTCACCCCAAGCGTCCCTGGGTTCTCGTAAGGTGAGGGACGTTGGTGTTTGTTCTGCCGCCTTCCACTTTGCTGTTTCCGCTTCTCACATCATGCTGCTCCTTGTTACCTCACATGCAATGGCAGATGCCCTGTTGATCATGACATCATTAGTAGTCTACCTTTCATTTGTTACAGTGTATTCATGAAATTTATCAGAAtgatttgtaatgtttttgtgtttgcctTTGGGGGTGTTTGGCTTTTGAGGGATCTTGCCAAAAATTCTAATGCATCTGGTCACCTTCCTCTACGCCTTGCAGACTTGTGTAGCTATAAACGGCAATCAAGTCAAAGTTAGCCCTCATACCTcatagatataaagaaaatgtgggTTAGCATATGTACACAAAACAACAGTGGTTTGGTGAATTTTTACATTGTCAGTATTCAACAATACACTAAACAAGAAATATATGTCATTATGTATAATTTTAATGGTAATTAGTTGCACttttggaaagaaaaataaagttcaTGCATTACAGAATGTTATAAGAAAatatctatctgtataaatGAAAtgtacaagaaaattaaattgcATATTTCAGCTGAAAAGCAGATATCCCTCTAATTTCTAAACTTTTCCTTCTAGTTagacaaaacatgaaaaatagatTTTCTTCTGATTTCCAAACTTTCCTTCTAGTGAGAAAAAACATATTACTGCATTTTGAGCCTTCTGTGGCACCTTGGATAGCACTCTGGGTAGAGGTCAACATTACACTGAGGACAGTAGGAGCAGGAGCCAGGCACCCACACGTCTCCTGCAGCTAGGCTATTTGCAGAGGTTGACATATCTTCACCTTCACTGTCATTTTTgctgcttttctcttctttacctgCAATtctatctgtttcttcattactatcatcatcactatcatagAATGTCCATGAAAAGAGACTGAcatttttaaatttacattccttagagaggtgTGGGTTAAAAAGAACCTTTGAAGTAGTATGGAGATATAACTAGTGTCATCGTGTCTGCTTGACTCACTAGAAAAACTCGCTGTAAGTGTCTCATTACTATCAGCCTTAGCACGCTGCAAAGTAAGCGTTCATTCACAGTATTATCAGCTTGTGTTACCTTACAAACCTCAAAATAGTAAAGAGacatagaaatatgaaaaagaacaaaagcagtaacaaaaataaagtaaataactaCAGAGAAACAACTCCTGCACACCTCGCACCCTGGAGGCTTGCACTGGTTGTCATTATTCAACACTAAACGAGGAGGATTCTTAGTGGATGGTGGGGTGAAAATGCAGGAAGGCTCAGCCAATCATAACTCTTTGTGAATGGCACATGTTCCGAAAGAAATATGACGTCATAGCCTCGGAAAAGCACAAATTTTGAATGAAGCTATGAACGTGGTGCATCAGGGTTTGCCATGAAGGTTAAATGCATGGAAATAATCTGCATTTCTGTTGGTGGTAGGTGTGGAAAGTAGTTGTGAACAGCAGCATTTTCACTAGTACCTAGGCAGCCTTTGTTAAGTACAGAAGCAGTGGTGATGCTGTTGGTAGTGGTAAGAAATGCCAGGCTATCACAGTGGAAACAAAAGTGGACATGGAGTGCATTTGTGTTCAGTAAATCAGGTTTTGCAGTTCTGTCTTTTAAATTGGAATGCATATGAAGCGTGTGTAAGTGTTCATGATGCTGGACTCTAATGGACAAGGTGTAGGTAGACAAAATATATTGTGCATAGAATATTAGCATGAACTTACTGTTTTTGAAGATTGTGAAGAGGCAGGCCATCAGGATTGCAAGTTTTATGAGGACTTGAGGAGaaagatgatagaaaaaaatatcatgtaGGTTTTGTATATTGTATATTGTATTGGTTGCCTGTATTTGCTCAAGATGTAGTGCAGCAGGTCACATCATTACCCTCCAGGGATGAATCTTGTGCTTTATTGATAGAAGGACTGATCAACTGACTCAACTTGCATCAGACCCATTTGATATGAAAGCTCAGCCTTGCACCACAGCACCTTTATTAGTAACAAAAGCCACTGAGTTTCAAGATGTTTATTTTGTAGAGAGAAATGGAGTATGTGGAAGGTGTAGTCTAAAGAAGGTACTTCCATGTTGGTATGTTCACCACTCAGCAACTGTCAGCTCCTCATTGTTCATTCATGACTAACCATTGTGCTGAAGTGACTAAATGACCAAGCAAGGAAAGAGGGTGACAATTCTGTATCAGCTTTCCGAAAGCCTTGATTTTTGGTATCCTTGCATTCCCTTCCTGCATGCTCTTGCCCTTTTATTTTCcactcacttttctttcataaatCAAGCACTGTCCTGTTTCTGTGGAGGACACCCTCTCATACAAGATGCTGTCTTCCATACCTCTAAACACTCAGTCACATCTCACAAGTGGATATTTCAAATCTTTTCATGCTGCTGTTTTAGGTCAGGTGTATGGATATTTTCATAATTTGAATGTCTTCATCTTAAGAACTATAACTATTATCTGTTCATAAAAGATTTTGGTCAGCTTATTCTGAAACATGCAATCAGTTTTAAGATAACAGCATGGGATGCTTGGTTGTATTTGATTAGATATAAGCAGTGGAGAGGCAGACAGGAATAACTGTAAATGTGTTTGTGGAAAAGTATAAACTGGCCAGAGAAAAGCATAAAACTTAGTTCATGGCCATCCTGACCAAAATAACTGTGCTTGTGATTCTGGACGAGCATAAACTGGCCAGGCATATGCATGAAACTTGGTTCATGGCCAGCCTGACCAAAGCACCTTGATGGCCATGACAGTGTggcctctcacactctctcatgTTCTATTCTGAGCAGGTCTTTCTGCAAATCTTCCAGCGtgtcactcctccactcctaAGTGTGGAGGTCAAGTGTATGGAAATTTCATTCTCACCATGTCCACTTGCCTCAGCCCAGCTCCTATCATAGTGAAAGCAAATATCACCTTGTACAGTCCAGAGTGTCTATATGAGTGCATAGGAagcttgtttgttgttgctttgcTTGTAGTGGGGTGTTTATATGCAAGCTTTGGGTGCAGGTTAGGCACACACAGACAGCTGTCCTGGCCATGTGCTGGTAATGGTGACTGCATTCAACATAGACCTTTGTCCATGATTTGCTTATTGAATGTTTAGGTCCCTGACTGTTGAAGCTAATGGTTGTGTTGATCAAATTCATGTGTGACTGGATGAAAGCAAAGACAGTATTTGCCATTCATTTTCACTGATATTTTTCCTGTCAGGCAAAATGACTGAGTAATGCCTATTAAGTTTACTAGAAACTTACCTTTTGTGCGCTATTTCATTTGCTGCCAATTAAAAAAACTAACTGTATTGTGAACATATCTTGCAAATCAAAATTACAGATAGGTTATTAAGATAAGTTgaagttaaaaaataatttttattatgaaataaaaaatgcatgACAATTCTTGATTAAATCAGTGATGACAAGTGGGAAAGTCAGTGAACTGAATGACAAGAAAATTGACTGCTGagtggtgattctctctctctctctctctctctctctctctctctctctctctctcctctctctctctctctctctctctctctctctctctctctctctctctctctctctctctctctctctctctctctctctctctctctctctctctctctctctctctctctctctctctctctctctctctctctctctctctctcagatgtcaGTGATTGGTTCAGGTGATTTATGCATGGCTACTTCCTCCATTCGTTGGccaaagtaaaaaaggaaaaaaaaattagtgtctTCACATTCAGTGACTAATAAAATGTTTTTGGCATTTTGTGTGAAGGGCTGTACCCATGTACTTCTAATTTGTGTATCTGAATTTTGGTAATTTCAGCAGTGCTTTACAATATAATGTTCCAGTAATTATCTGCATGTAAATGTTTTCAATTCATTTTGATATCACAGGAAAACTATGTGATATTCTTAGTTGATTTTCAGGAACAATAAAAGGTTCTAGTATTTAGGTATCTCCTAAGCTTAAAGGAACTTTTCCTTGTAGCTTTTCAATCACTGTTTTGCAATagctggaaggaaaggagggataggATGATGAGAACATCATAGTGAAAAGTCGATTATAGTTAAAAGTAGCACTTTCATTTTTGATCTGTTGATATTTACATGTTCAGTGAAGGTAGTGAGAGCCAGCTGTCTGGCCCAAGTTTGTACATACAAAACAAAGGTTCATGATTTTGTGACAAATAGCTTTGGTTGAAGTGCTGCACTTCTTTGTGGATGAGAGTAGACAAGGGAGCCACACTGTGGTTCAGAAGATATGTCAGGATAATTTTGAGTTGGCACCCAAAGTGAATGATTCAGTGGTCACCCAACAAGCTTGGTGGGCTGAGCTTGAAGCTTGGAACACTTCACTGTCCTCACAGTTGTTGCGTAGTACTTATCAGCATCTTTAAATAATATTTGAAAACTGCTAATTCATATACAGATATACAAGTACTgtattctaaaaaaaatatgtaggtaGAGTTTGTGTCAACAAAATTTGCCAGGGATGACCTGTGGCTTGCGAGATTCTTCTATGAAAAAACATATCTTGGGTCATCATCTCTGGCCagtgtgtggcggtggtggtggcttagTAATCTCATTTTCCCGTGGGGAATCTTCGTGCATTCTGCACAGGTTGGCTGGGCACCACACGTAGTCGGTGGGTGGCCTCCTCTGCTGCAAAGTGTGTGGATGTCTCTGCCACCGGTCTGCGTCGCCGGGCACCCTGCTGCCTTCCTCGCCCCCCTTCCCCTTATCCTCTTTCTGCCTGTGGGGGTTGTGGATGCTGTGGGGGGCTGTAGGAGAgtctgcttgtggtggtggtgtggtggtagtggtggtggtggtggtggtggtggaggtggtggagacagCTGAAGGTTCAGAGCCTTGCTGTGCCTTGGAGGCACTGAGCTTGGCAGCCAGTGAAGCCTTGAGGTCTGGATGGTCGTTCAACAACTCTTCAATGGTGATGGGGCGGATGTTGGGCTTACTGGCTGACACCACCACTGctcccaccaccgccagcaccaccagaACAGCCTGAAATGGCAAACATCAGAACATTATCACTTGAGCAAGGTTCTGTTTAGTCAGTCTGTCACCATTTGGGAGAAAACCCTAGCTAATTTACATGTGTAataaaatgggaggaagaacCGGTCCTGTTTGGCAATGCTttgaaaaaatctctctctctctctctctctctctctctctctctctctctctctctctctctctctctctctctctctctctctctctctctctctctctctcatctctctctctctctctctctctctctctctctctctctctctctctctctctctctatggcctGGTTAAGACACCACTAATCTGTCTGGGCTGAGGAAGAAATGGGGCGTTGCTAAGAGCGATGTGGCATGGCGAGTTTTTGAGAGGGCGAGGAGTCTTGACCCTTGACACCAGCACCGCTCTCCCCTTTCCAGTGAGGTATTAAATGTTAGCAACTGGTGCCCATAAGTTGTGGGAATATCAGACTGGTGTAGTGCTGGTGTCAGTGGCTGCCTGTTATTTATAGTGTGAGTGTTTATGTACCTGACAgcctatggtggtggtggtggtgatggtggtggtggtggtggagaagcaGGTGAGGTCACTCTTCACTTTCACTCCTGCAGTCGTGttcagttctcctcctcctcctcctcctcctcctcctcctcctcctcctcctcctcctcctcctcctcctcctccctctcagccTTACGTTCTTGCttactcccactctctctccctcccccctcagtGCATGGGgataggaggaaggggggaggggagggagcaagAAGGCCAGTCTTTGTTATGTCATCACATCAGACCTTTTATCTGACACAGTTAGGCCGCCGACCTTCCAccaccctcccccaccctcccccaccctccctcctcctcaccccacCCCCACACCTCTCTTGCTCTTGCAGTATTATAactggaaagttttttttttttttagttcctcgTTTGGTTTTTATTAAGTTTGGGTTTGTTATTAATATAATTGTCACTTTTGAtctgcttgtttctctctctctctctctctctctctctctctctctctctctctctctctctctgggaaagtGCAAACTCAGGCCCGTAGCTGCGTGAGTGTGCAGTGTTCAGGAACAAATAGAAAGGGAAAGCGGCGAGATTTTGAACGTGCGCTTTGAATGAAAAGATTACGTGTAGCTGGTTGTCATCTCTTGTCGTCCGTGCCGTGAAGATACAATGacaggaatagtagtagtagtagtagtttttccTGTTTGTCAGACACGTGTAGCGGTTCAGAATGCGTGCGTGTGGAGTATGAcaacaaggaaaatataattataggaatagtagtggtagtagcagtagtagtagtaataaagtgTGGTGAGAACTGGTCTGCTGTTATAAGTGGCGATAGCTCACGTGACCGCCGGGAGAAAGTGGGAAAAGTCTTGACAATTTTGCAGATAATTCTTGtgtgcattctttttttatttattttttttccattctctctttctctctgtgccGTGTTCCTTCGTGACAATTGAATGCAAGTCATACACCGTCACCATGGCCGTgtcgctatcaccaccaccaccaccaccactgccactattaccagtcaccaccactttcatcattacatGCACTGGTgctctccatcaccatcacaactcaCTGCATCACTATTcgatcaccaacaccaccaccgggaacaacaacaccaacaaaaacaacaacaaataaaaaaaaatccttctgtCATTAATCACCGCTGTACATTCCAGTAACTATCAcaattactaatactattactactactactactacacgaaCAGAGTACCACCTGAGGCCGCAATCACCATCGACATCACAATCATTGGCatcactattgttgttgttcatttgaAGTGAATCACCCGTGACTTCATTTGCACCTGCACCGCTACCTatctcagaacacacacacacacacacacacacacacacacacacacacacacacacacacacacacacacacacacacacacacacacacacacacacacacaggaacataCTCACTCCTCGCATGGCTGAACACTATCTCGCCGAAGACTGACACTCAACAAAGGCTTGCATGCAGCCAGTCCCTCTTATATAGCTCGTGTTAGTTGCCAGGTGCCGCCAGCGTGCCCATCTCGCGGCCCTTGGGAgactggcggcggtggtggtggtggtgggtaggaTCAGAGGTGACACAAGCTTACCGGGATCAAGGATAAGGAGGAacgagggagaagaggatggTAGGAAAGATTAGGAGTGTAGGACTGTATTACATGTGCTAATGGCGTTTAAAGGGATAGAGTTGATACAAAATCCAATGGTGCCAAGGAAGTtagtgattttctctctctagcCACGTGTGTAGTCGTATCCTCTTAGTAAACGTATTCGTAACTGGTTCTTCTCTCCGTAGATATGTGGGAAGGCTACGAGCTAACATGTATTTTAATGATTCAAATACCTTGCTGTTTGGGAAAGTTAAAACTGGAATAGAGACACATCACAAGCCGTCAGAGTCAAGGTTACACATGTATTTTTGAATCAAGTTTCCTCATGGTAGATTTTCATGGTAATTTTAAGTACATGGACATCAAGCGTTAATGTATGAGGAAGTGTTTGAGTAGCTATCTCCTAACACGGACGAGTCTGGTTATAAGAAGTGTCAGGGTGCAAAAATCTTCAGGAGCCTTCGACCAGTGAGCAGCATGGCAGGGGGCGTTGCTTCCGGGGCGGGTTGGCATAAGGCAAGTGTCACAAGCAGGGATGGGAGGCGAggacgtgaaggaaggaaagaagggaggaagggagggagggagggaggtgctgCCAGACTCAGGAGAAACAGCCACTTTTAgcactttctctcttctcttctcttttttgttttctttttgctgtttgtcaacttttctttattttttcccttgctAACAACTATTTACGCACGCTCAAGcacactcttacacacacacacacacacacacacacacacacacacatcttttttttttttttcgttttatttccttgCCATTCCCCCGAGGTGCTGTTTCGTCCCCCGCCTGTCTTATCGCGGCTCACCTGTTGCCAGCGTTAAAGGCGAAGGGAGGATAGTCCGcacaggaagggagaaggagagaaagatgaaaagaaaatagaaaagatggggaggaagaacaggaggaggaggaggaggaggagggaaatcaGCAGTAAATTATCAAGCGTGACTGACACCATCGCGGACCGGTCTAATGGTGccggggggggaggagggggagtagtgccatacctccctcctttctctctccctaccctttcctcccttctccctccatcctccctcccttcctcttctcctccccttcttcccaccGTCCGTGACCCCTTGCCACGTGGGGTCAGGTCAGGCAACGAGCGCGTCTTAAAGGTTGTGCAACAGCCTACCCAATATTAGCGCACCGCACGCACggctgcctcactcactcactccctgcctgcctgcccgcccgccacacacacacacctcgtacACCAGTCACAGCACGCACTGTCAGCCTGCCCGCCCACCTCCAACACAAGTCACAGCCTGCCACACTCCCCTCGCTAGACTACACTCTTTTTTTTAGCCTGGCACATCACACCTGCCACACCCAGACCTCTTCCCCCATCCCCAGTCCCCCGCGTCAGATACACAGGTGGGGGATGCTGCCGGCGTGCCCTTCACTGCTTCCCCACCTGCCGATGACTAAGGTGTTAGGCGCCGGTTGTGGGTGGTGGATAGGGGCGGCAGTGACTGTAGCGGCGGCGACAGTAGCGGCGGCGTCTCGGCCCGCTCAATCTGGTTTTAAGAGTCTTATAAGGAGCCTTGACCTGCTTCATGACGTCACAGGTCGGTAGCAGGTCACCGCCACGCAGACGAGAGA harbors:
- the LOC135115938 gene encoding neurexin 1-like, producing MRGAVLVVLAVVGAVVVSASKPNIRPITIEELLNDHPDLKASLAAKLSASKAQQGSEPSAVSTTSTTTTTTTTTTTPPPQADSPTAPHSIHNPHRQKEDKGKGGEEGSRVPGDADRWQRHPHTLQQRRPPTDYVWCPANLCRMHEDSPRENEITKPPPPPHTGQR